A single region of the Saprospiraceae bacterium genome encodes:
- the lpxD gene encoding UDP-3-O-(3-hydroxymyristoyl)glucosamine N-acyltransferase — protein sequence MMNVTAQDIFKECQESAALLAIMGNPSANISAISPFQQSKKGDLVVVPDRKSLQQVLTQGASVIVVPKNLAEEAAANGNGIGILVSANIGYSHAKLKQRYGDHDYSRAGWDAIHPSAIVHPSVELPAGTILGPNVVIEKGVKIGTDCHFMANVVIEHDAVIGNQVRIHPGTIIGWECVVGNNCLILSNTVIGGEGFGYAQDQYFNHHRIPQTGNVVIGDKVTIGANCTIDRGTYGPTTIGKGCIFDNVCHVAHNVTIGENCIGLSGFLCAGSVTIGNRVVASGGTMIKDHVSICDDTYLMHRAGVIKDIKQSGMYAGSPVLPMKEYVMSNAIYRKLGDLRQQVNKLGKLVTEKWGGI from the coding sequence ATGATGAACGTAACGGCCCAAGATATTTTTAAGGAATGTCAGGAATCAGCAGCATTGCTAGCGATAATGGGTAACCCTTCTGCCAATATTTCGGCGATATCGCCCTTTCAGCAGAGCAAAAAGGGCGACCTGGTGGTTGTGCCTGACCGCAAGTCATTGCAACAGGTGTTAACCCAAGGTGCATCCGTGATTGTCGTGCCCAAAAACCTAGCCGAAGAGGCCGCCGCAAATGGCAATGGCATAGGCATCTTAGTCAGTGCTAACATCGGCTATTCCCATGCCAAGCTCAAACAACGGTACGGCGATCATGACTATTCCCGCGCTGGTTGGGATGCCATACACCCTTCTGCCATCGTCCACCCCAGTGTCGAATTACCCGCAGGCACCATCCTCGGCCCTAATGTCGTCATTGAAAAGGGCGTTAAAATAGGAACAGACTGCCACTTCATGGCCAATGTCGTCATAGAGCATGATGCCGTCATTGGCAACCAGGTGCGCATTCATCCAGGCACCATTATTGGCTGGGAATGTGTGGTAGGAAATAATTGTTTGATCTTATCCAATACGGTCATCGGCGGAGAAGGCTTCGGCTATGCCCAGGACCAGTATTTTAACCACCACCGCATTCCGCAAACCGGAAATGTAGTGATCGGAGATAAGGTGACCATCGGCGCCAATTGTACCATCGACCGGGGCACCTATGGCCCAACCACCATCGGCAAGGGCTGCATTTTTGATAACGTTTGCCATGTGGCACACAATGTAACCATTGGCGAAAACTGTATTGGTTTATCGGGTTTTCTCTGCGCAGGATCCGTCACCATTGGCAACCGCGTCGTAGCCAGTGGCGGCACCATGATCAAAGACCATGTCAGCATCTGCGATGATACCTACCTGATGCATCGCGCTGGGGTCATCAAAGACATCAAACAGAGCGGCATGTACGCGGGCTCCCCCGTCTTACCGATGAAGGAGTATGTCATGAGCAACGCTATTTATCGCAAGCTGGGCGATTTGCGCCAGCAGGTGAATAAGCTGGGGAAACTGGTGACGGAGAAATGGGGCGGGATATAA
- a CDS encoding sigma-70 family RNA polymerase sigma factor, producing MTDQELYTGIAKRDNKTFQFLYREYQGQILRMVQQHNGNEADALDILQEGIIALWTNIAQGKFLLKDNAKLSTYLFALCRNIWISKLRKQKTTHSIDEQLVANLPEIDDMETQYHQIQQLEQQFRKLGEACRTLLSLFTTKRPL from the coding sequence GTGACTGATCAAGAATTATACACTGGCATAGCCAAACGAGACAATAAGACTTTTCAATTCCTCTACCGTGAATACCAGGGGCAAATCTTGCGCATGGTCCAGCAGCATAATGGCAATGAAGCGGATGCGCTGGACATACTACAGGAGGGAATTATTGCCTTATGGACAAATATTGCACAGGGCAAATTTCTACTTAAAGATAATGCCAAGCTGTCTACTTACCTTTTTGCCTTGTGCCGAAACATTTGGATTAGTAAATTGAGAAAGCAAAAGACGACGCATAGCATAGATGAGCAATTAGTTGCCAATCTGCCAGAAATAGATGACATGGAAACGCAATATCACCAAATACAGCAATTGGAGCAGCAGTTCCGAAAACTAGGAGAGGCCTGTAGGACCTTGCTCAGCCTTTTTACTACCAAAAGGCCTCTATAA
- a CDS encoding tetratricopeptide repeat protein, giving the protein MIAHIEAYLDDQITKTDLEKLANEAGVPNIDEEIEWFRQSQLAIETAGLRDQLTQAFAAPAPKQGIVRGLGSMRTILAVAASILLLILVYWGVEGRKAPGLYAQFEYTDPGLPVLMSQSKDHQLYDALTYYSEANYEVAATKLEQLKAAGIGSDTTTYYWGASLLYQGKGDAASPALQEIARNPASPFQARAEWLLVLAALQQDRLTEARQLLPAILTNQAHPFYESATRLQQVLIE; this is encoded by the coding sequence ATGATAGCACATATAGAGGCGTATTTGGATGACCAAATTACCAAGACAGACCTGGAAAAGCTGGCCAATGAGGCGGGCGTTCCGAATATCGATGAAGAGATCGAATGGTTTAGGCAAAGCCAGCTGGCAATCGAAACAGCGGGATTGCGTGATCAGTTGACCCAGGCTTTTGCGGCACCAGCACCCAAACAAGGCATCGTACGGGGATTAGGATCAATGCGTACGATCCTCGCTGTTGCCGCTTCCATCTTATTGCTCATCCTCGTCTATTGGGGTGTAGAAGGGCGCAAAGCACCTGGCCTGTATGCCCAGTTCGAATATACCGACCCAGGCTTGCCGGTGTTGATGAGCCAATCCAAAGACCACCAATTGTACGACGCATTGACCTATTACAGCGAAGCGAATTATGAGGTCGCCGCGACTAAGCTCGAACAACTGAAAGCGGCAGGAATAGGCAGTGATACCACGACCTATTATTGGGGCGCCAGCCTGCTTTATCAAGGAAAAGGGGACGCCGCTAGCCCTGCATTACAGGAAATAGCCAGGAATCCAGCCAGTCCATTTCAAGCACGCGCAGAATGGCTGTTGGTCTTAGCTGCCCTCCAGCAAGATCGACTTACCGAAGCCAGGCAATTGCTCCCTGCTATTTTGACGAACCAAGCGCATCCGTTTTACGAGTCGGCCACCAGGCTGCAACAAGTACTCATTGAATAA
- a CDS encoding VOC family protein → MAGNRLILASLVSALCFVSCNNSDKTKFEAATEDTLENPKVKDMKSYISMFEIPATDISRAVNFYEVLLDIKIEKMDVEGMQMGILPYEGQMVTGVIIQADGYKPSADGVTMYLNAGENLQVLLDKIEKNGGQIVVPKTAHADESGYFALFIDSEGNKMALNSPN, encoded by the coding sequence ATGGCAGGCAACAGATTAATTTTAGCTTCGCTGGTTTCTGCATTGTGTTTTGTTTCGTGCAACAATTCGGACAAGACAAAATTTGAAGCAGCGACAGAAGACACTTTAGAAAACCCAAAAGTAAAAGATATGAAAAGCTACATTTCAATGTTTGAAATTCCTGCAACGGATATTTCACGAGCGGTTAATTTTTATGAAGTATTGTTGGACATCAAAATAGAAAAAATGGATGTTGAAGGAATGCAAATGGGAATTTTGCCTTATGAAGGACAAATGGTGACTGGTGTTATAATTCAGGCAGACGGATATAAGCCATCAGCTGACGGGGTAACAATGTACTTGAACGCAGGAGAAAACCTCCAAGTATTGCTCGATAAAATAGAGAAAAATGGTGGACAAATAGTAGTTCCAAAAACAGCTCACGCGGACGAAAGTGGATACTTTGCGCTATTCATTGACTCTGAAGGAAACAAAATGGCTCTTAATTCACCAAATTAA
- a CDS encoding tetratricopeptide repeat protein has protein sequence MKYFCLLLCHLPAFCVAQSPAEYLEKGLYHYQRDQLDSAQYYYQKVQETQGYQLPALAGLINIALVRTDFEEAKNLIETGDLLSEQPGVALLDWCKFKTSKGEYFRKTSQLEEALAQHQAIMRKSATSSAAQLVYAYATFHTALTFEKLAQYDSSFYYAQQAYPLFLQALDTTDLAFTSIYNGLAVCYQRANRLEEARLFYLKSKAIAESQLGPVSSDLAICLNNLSSISRAEENYKEAIAYGEQALKIFRALKDESGVSGVYYSLGIYHYYLGDYGRAKDFMEACIRIRERLFLPSIMP, from the coding sequence ATGAAATATTTTTGCTTGCTGTTGTGTCATTTGCCTGCGTTTTGCGTAGCTCAATCACCAGCTGAATATTTGGAAAAAGGCCTTTATCATTATCAACGAGATCAGCTCGATTCGGCTCAATATTACTATCAAAAAGTCCAGGAAACCCAGGGATACCAACTTCCCGCTCTCGCTGGCCTGATTAATATTGCTTTGGTACGGACCGATTTTGAAGAAGCTAAAAACCTGATTGAGACAGGAGACCTACTCAGTGAACAACCAGGTGTAGCACTCCTCGATTGGTGCAAATTTAAAACCAGTAAAGGGGAATACTTCCGCAAAACATCCCAATTGGAAGAAGCCTTGGCCCAACACCAGGCCATTATGCGTAAAAGCGCTACTTCCTCTGCTGCTCAGCTTGTCTATGCTTATGCCACCTTTCATACGGCCCTCACCTTCGAGAAGTTAGCGCAATACGATTCCAGCTTTTATTATGCCCAACAAGCTTATCCACTGTTTTTGCAAGCGTTGGATACGACTGATCTGGCCTTCACTAGCATTTACAATGGCCTGGCCGTTTGTTACCAACGTGCCAACAGATTGGAAGAAGCCCGGCTTTTTTATTTGAAATCAAAAGCCATTGCCGAGTCACAACTCGGGCCGGTGTCTAGTGATCTGGCCATCTGCCTCAATAACTTGTCAAGTATCTCCAGGGCTGAAGAAAATTATAAAGAAGCCATTGCTTATGGCGAACAAGCACTCAAGATCTTTCGAGCCCTCAAAGACGAAAGTGGTGTATCCGGGGTCTATTATTCCCTGGGTATTTATCACTACTATCTGGGGGATTACGGTCGGGCAAAAGATTTTATGGAGGCCTGTATTCGCATTAGGGAACGCCTTTTTCTCCCCAGCATTATGCCTTAA
- a CDS encoding ATP-binding protein: MFTPWTVTPSQFVDSTEALTFEQVRQGSFQENFQPLDTPYVQRQASGAFWLKTQIIAEDSLTDWLLLLKNPDHEKSSNRSVFTAGNEYVDAWYVLQSGAVDHHRDGFFLPKNQREIFLQPLLNALPISLAAGDTATVFLRVHNPSGSPTAFSLELRPAALKIPFGKSGMSTLMGLSIGVTGILALLCYFFYLAGRDPANLFFSVFCLSLMVHYSIIHPEMLFVSWFVPQRPWLSEYAWVFLTNGSFFWYILFGRSFVNLRQHSILLDRLMLGLAGITVFNTLFSLLEYGFGWGVETGLMQLVVLVLLLLVVRIGFYRNEFAKIFAAGAIWLMIFTILGLLYSAEIFTLFNPWVVGQMGLMVIYTYGLAYKLQLNERAKSDAQRVLELDAVKSRFFANISHEFRTPLTLILGPLKKAQEQLPASDAEKTWQTSEDAEVSFPARHIVMMRRNAERLRQLIDQLLDLSKLENGSMKLQVAAGDVVSFVRAMVFSFESLAERRQIHFQTEFPPAGKMGYFDKDKIEKIIANLLSNAFKYTPERGNVSVKTVLENGRLKVSVEDSGPGISKEELDKIFERFYQVEGTEDKGTGIGLSLVKELVELHRGQISVESASGKGTVFKVSLPVAKESFAEGEITSSKENELAQTRSPIYAAVETEQEPSDQFPHQPSTHPLLLIVEDNPDLRRFIAETMQGEYQIISAENGKEGIEIAIERTPELIVSDVMMPEMDGFELCETLKKDERTSHIPVILLTAKAGQQHKVAGFEMGADAYLTKPFDEQELLVRARNLVEQRRRLQERFSGPSDLANFKKWTQLKPAEVAITSTDQRFLEKVAAAIEANMDNEFFCVEDLAGTVAFSRSQLHRKLKALTGKSANELIRDFRLTRAKELLEKRAGNVSEIAIQVGYNSLSYFTRSFKNAFGVPPSEV; this comes from the coding sequence GTGTTTACCCCTTGGACGGTCACACCCTCGCAGTTTGTAGACAGCACCGAAGCATTAACTTTTGAGCAAGTACGGCAGGGAAGTTTTCAGGAAAATTTCCAACCGTTGGACACGCCTTATGTGCAGCGCCAAGCCAGTGGGGCCTTTTGGTTAAAAACCCAAATCATCGCGGAGGACAGCCTGACGGACTGGCTGTTGTTATTGAAAAACCCCGATCATGAAAAATCATCAAACCGGTCAGTTTTCACTGCTGGTAACGAGTATGTGGATGCTTGGTACGTGTTGCAAAGCGGAGCGGTTGACCACCACCGGGATGGCTTCTTTTTGCCAAAGAACCAGCGGGAAATATTCCTGCAACCCCTGCTCAACGCCTTGCCCATTTCCCTCGCTGCTGGCGACACTGCCACCGTCTTTTTGAGGGTGCACAACCCCAGCGGTAGCCCGACCGCTTTTTCCCTCGAATTGCGGCCCGCTGCCCTGAAAATACCCTTCGGAAAGTCGGGAATGTCAACCCTTATGGGCCTCAGCATAGGGGTGACGGGTATCCTGGCCCTGTTGTGCTATTTCTTTTACCTGGCTGGGCGTGACCCGGCCAATTTGTTTTTCAGCGTTTTCTGTCTGTCCCTCATGGTGCACTACAGCATCATTCACCCTGAAATGCTGTTCGTTAGTTGGTTTGTCCCACAAAGACCGTGGTTGTCAGAGTATGCCTGGGTTTTTCTGACCAATGGGTCATTTTTCTGGTACATTTTATTCGGTCGATCTTTTGTCAATCTGCGGCAACATTCCATCCTTCTCGACCGCCTGATGCTGGGCCTGGCTGGGATTACGGTCTTTAATACCTTGTTTTCCCTGCTCGAATACGGGTTTGGTTGGGGAGTGGAAACTGGTTTGATGCAGTTGGTGGTGCTTGTCCTGCTGCTCCTGGTCGTTCGAATTGGTTTTTATAGGAATGAATTTGCAAAGATATTTGCGGCTGGGGCAATATGGCTTATGATATTCACCATCCTTGGGCTGCTATACAGTGCCGAAATTTTCACCCTCTTCAACCCCTGGGTCGTTGGGCAAATGGGGCTGATGGTCATTTACACTTATGGTCTTGCTTATAAGCTCCAACTAAACGAACGGGCCAAATCTGACGCTCAGCGGGTACTCGAACTCGACGCCGTGAAAAGCCGTTTCTTTGCCAATATTTCGCACGAATTCCGCACACCGCTTACCCTCATCTTGGGACCATTGAAGAAAGCACAGGAGCAGTTGCCTGCCAGTGATGCAGAAAAAACTTGGCAAACCTCCGAAGATGCGGAAGTCAGCTTCCCCGCCCGCCACATTGTTATGATGCGCCGCAACGCCGAGCGCCTGAGACAACTGATTGACCAACTATTGGATTTGTCAAAACTGGAAAACGGCAGCATGAAACTACAGGTGGCAGCAGGTGATGTCGTTTCCTTCGTGCGGGCGATGGTTTTTAGTTTTGAAAGCCTCGCCGAGCGGCGGCAAATCCATTTCCAGACGGAATTTCCGCCTGCCGGCAAAATGGGCTATTTCGATAAAGACAAAATCGAAAAAATCATCGCCAACTTGCTTTCCAATGCTTTTAAATACACGCCCGAGCGAGGTAACGTGTCCGTGAAAACAGTTTTGGAAAATGGCCGCTTAAAGGTGAGTGTGGAAGACAGTGGCCCCGGTATTTCAAAAGAAGAATTAGACAAGATTTTCGAGCGTTTTTATCAGGTCGAAGGCACCGAGGACAAGGGCACTGGCATCGGCCTCAGTCTGGTGAAAGAACTGGTGGAACTGCACCGAGGCCAAATCAGCGTGGAAAGTGCATCCGGCAAGGGGACGGTTTTTAAAGTGAGCCTGCCCGTAGCGAAGGAGTCATTTGCCGAAGGCGAAATCACCTCAAGTAAAGAAAATGAGTTAGCCCAAACACGATCCCCCATTTACGCTGCTGTCGAAACCGAACAAGAACCATCCGACCAATTCCCCCATCAACCATCCACCCATCCACTCCTCCTCATTGTGGAAGACAACCCCGACCTGCGACGCTTCATCGCCGAAACCATGCAGGGCGAGTACCAGATTATATCCGCAGAAAATGGAAAAGAGGGTATAGAAATCGCTATTGAGCGCACCCCTGAGCTCATCGTCTCCGACGTAATGATGCCCGAAATGGACGGCTTTGAACTGTGCGAAACGTTGAAAAAGGACGAGCGGACCAGCCATATCCCCGTCATATTGCTTACCGCAAAAGCTGGGCAGCAACACAAGGTCGCAGGCTTCGAAATGGGCGCCGATGCCTATCTGACCAAGCCGTTCGACGAACAGGAGCTGCTCGTGCGGGCCAGGAATCTCGTGGAGCAACGGCGCAGGTTGCAGGAGCGGTTTTCAGGCCCCTCCGACCTGGCAAATTTCAAAAAATGGACACAGTTGAAACCCGCCGAAGTTGCCATCACCTCCACCGACCAGCGTTTCCTCGAAAAGGTGGCCGCCGCCATCGAGGCCAACATGGACAACGAATTTTTCTGCGTGGAAGACCTCGCCGGTACCGTGGCGTTCAGTCGGAGCCAGCTTCACCGTAAGCTCAAGGCCCTCACCGGCAAGAGTGCTAACGAGCTCATTCGGGACTTTCGCCTCACCCGCGCCAAAGAACTTTTAGAAAAACGGGCAGGGAATGTGTCAGAGATAGCCATACAGGTGGGATACAATAGCTTGTCCTATTTTACAAGGAGCTTCAAGAATGCATTTGGGGTGCCGCCCAGTGAGGTCTGA
- a CDS encoding CHAT domain-containing protein, with amino-acid sequence MDSLEPIDEAYLSTVRQPWSMKLANNLKKQFAYQVFMGSGATESNIKANIQYGNVLYFGTHAIANAADPLRSKLVLAKEIGPQTEDGYLHAYELYGIPLEADLAVLNACESGLGNLQKGEGMISLAYSLHYAGCLSTVMSLWKVDEKINTQITKDFLQYLKKGYAKSDALRQAKLDFLNDSQMETPHPFYWAGMVLMGNDGQVEFQQRPWIWFVLAGFIALLFLGYKFTSSRSQKLDSL; translated from the coding sequence TTGGATTCGCTGGAACCCATAGATGAAGCCTATCTCAGTACCGTCCGCCAGCCCTGGTCCATGAAATTGGCTAATAACCTGAAAAAACAATTTGCCTATCAGGTCTTTATGGGCTCAGGCGCTACCGAATCCAATATCAAAGCCAATATCCAGTATGGAAATGTGCTCTATTTCGGCACCCACGCCATTGCCAATGCTGCCGATCCCCTCCGCTCCAAGCTCGTCCTGGCCAAGGAAATTGGCCCACAAACCGAAGATGGCTACTTACATGCCTATGAACTGTATGGGATACCCTTGGAAGCAGACCTGGCCGTCTTAAATGCCTGCGAAAGCGGATTGGGCAACCTGCAAAAGGGCGAAGGGATGATCTCCCTGGCCTATAGCCTACACTACGCAGGCTGCCTTAGCACCGTGATGTCGCTCTGGAAAGTAGATGAAAAGATCAATACCCAAATCACCAAAGATTTTCTCCAATACTTGAAAAAAGGATATGCCAAAAGCGATGCCCTACGACAAGCCAAACTAGATTTCTTAAATGATTCCCAGATGGAGACACCTCATCCCTTTTATTGGGCCGGAATGGTCTTGATGGGCAATGATGGGCAAGTCGAATTTCAACAACGGCCTTGGATTTGGTTCGTTCTGGCAGGATTCATTGCCTTACTCTTCTTAGGCTACAAATTCACCTCCTCAAGGTCACAAAAATTGGATTCATTGTAA
- a CDS encoding carbohydrate-binding family 9-like protein codes for MPILYQTKLLLACCFCTLSVLLVQAQDKPLQIIVIGAHPDDADLDAGGTAALWASLGHHVKFLSLTNGDAGHQSEGGGALAKRRRAEAQESARRLGIMEYETLDNHDGELIPSLEVRLQVIRRIRQWQADIVILPRPNDYHPDHRNTGLVVQDAAYMVIVPNVASDTPPLKNNPVFIYSQDHFQKPNPFEPDIVVNIDPVFERKIDGMDAHVSQFYEWLPWTSHTLDQVPEDHAARKQWLFGVRNWKIKPEWRNIVEKWYGAEVAADVQHVEAFEICEYGRQPSDEEIRKLFPMLGRPASVKALRTDQPLKIDGLLDESIYKKAPRVYLKNSLSKDVTGDPAYETYAQVAYDDAFLYVAFSCNDQDIYSSFSKRDEHLWEEEAVEVFIDTDNEPNNYVELEVSPKNILYDSYIVDPAKIDVPETLKYNLKAIKTAVKLSGTVDNRKDKDKNWTVEMAIPFAEIAKDFNPDQLPLANWKINFYRINRDASPLKYMAWRPTQGSFHQPQKFGQLIFR; via the coding sequence ATGCCTATTTTATACCAAACTAAGTTACTACTGGCCTGTTGTTTTTGTACCCTATCTGTTCTCCTGGTACAAGCCCAAGACAAGCCCCTACAAATTATAGTCATCGGGGCACACCCGGATGATGCTGACCTCGACGCAGGCGGCACGGCGGCGCTTTGGGCCAGTCTGGGCCATCATGTCAAGTTCCTCTCCCTTACCAATGGAGATGCCGGGCACCAAAGCGAGGGTGGGGGAGCCCTGGCCAAGCGGCGGCGAGCGGAAGCCCAGGAGTCGGCCCGCCGCCTGGGAATCATGGAATACGAAACCCTGGATAATCATGACGGAGAACTGATTCCCTCCTTGGAGGTGCGGCTCCAGGTCATTCGCCGGATTCGCCAATGGCAGGCAGATATTGTCATCCTACCTCGGCCCAACGACTATCATCCTGATCATCGCAATACAGGATTGGTGGTACAAGATGCGGCCTACATGGTGATTGTCCCCAATGTGGCCTCCGACACCCCACCATTGAAAAATAATCCTGTGTTTATCTACTCTCAGGACCACTTTCAAAAGCCCAACCCTTTTGAGCCAGATATTGTGGTGAATATCGACCCTGTTTTTGAGCGCAAAATAGATGGCATGGATGCCCACGTATCTCAGTTTTATGAATGGCTCCCCTGGACCTCCCACACCCTGGATCAAGTCCCGGAAGACCATGCCGCCCGGAAACAATGGCTGTTTGGCGTGAGAAATTGGAAGATTAAACCGGAATGGAGAAATATTGTAGAAAAATGGTACGGTGCTGAGGTAGCTGCTGACGTTCAGCATGTGGAAGCCTTTGAAATATGTGAATATGGGCGGCAGCCTTCTGACGAGGAAATCCGAAAATTATTTCCGATGCTTGGCCGTCCAGCCTCGGTCAAGGCGCTTAGGACGGATCAGCCGTTGAAAATAGATGGCTTACTGGATGAATCCATTTATAAAAAAGCACCAAGAGTTTACTTGAAAAATAGCTTGAGTAAAGACGTGACAGGTGATCCAGCCTATGAGACTTATGCGCAAGTGGCTTATGATGACGCCTTCCTCTACGTTGCCTTTAGTTGCAATGACCAAGATATTTACAGCAGTTTTTCGAAACGCGATGAGCACCTCTGGGAAGAAGAAGCAGTGGAGGTATTCATTGATACCGATAATGAGCCCAATAATTATGTGGAACTAGAGGTTTCACCCAAGAACATCCTCTATGATAGCTATATTGTTGATCCCGCTAAAATTGATGTACCGGAAACCTTGAAATACAACCTAAAGGCCATTAAGACCGCAGTAAAGCTAAGCGGGACGGTAGATAATCGAAAGGACAAAGACAAAAATTGGACGGTAGAAATGGCCATCCCTTTCGCCGAAATTGCTAAAGATTTTAATCCAGACCAATTGCCGCTGGCCAACTGGAAGATCAACTTCTACCGCATCAATCGGGATGCTAGTCCCCTGAAATACATGGCCTGGCGACCCACCCAAGGTAGTTTTCATCAACCACAAAAATTTGGGCAGCTGATTTTCCGTTAG
- a CDS encoding CHAT domain-containing protein — protein MFYLRKGLEIIVANYPAGSVRQGFNYENIALAFKSNKQLDSALHYMQLAHTILPQQLPPNDYSMAVHFFSYANILYQLDRLKEADAMLQKSNAVYEDLGLHQSAEYGQNLALQGLIAAEGKDWTLADQKFELALKKVQSAAVTNPSATAFQLSPNSLWLINEYTAYLFLKYQSTAQVEALQLFETYADIYLNLSDKFRKQFTDPYTKSVLIKDNAEVYNRNIGIYNLLYRQTKKEAYLQAAYQFSEYGRSCLLRDLQDEKIKSYAGLPDAVLQKEIALKQKVSQLNEQLLEQADNEQLKQDLFASEEALNAFIDETAQAYPRYYELKFKANVPSLASLQSKVEPGHNLVEYMQDDTAYYALVIHSTNSDLIYLGNVHTLDQAIVNWKAAMVKQDQAALDRAGQVLYTHLWHPLVDQLSGNRITIIPTGRLFYLNFESLRRDTSPRSYLIYDYNITYALSFAVLFRKIKKRKRAPSLPSPQVLKMSSSSNTKANWIRWNP, from the coding sequence TTGTTCTATCTCCGAAAGGGACTGGAAATAATTGTGGCCAACTACCCCGCAGGCAGTGTGCGCCAAGGTTTTAATTATGAGAATATTGCCCTCGCTTTTAAAAGTAATAAACAGCTGGATTCTGCCTTACATTATATGCAGTTGGCTCATACTATTCTCCCCCAACAATTGCCCCCAAACGACTATAGCATGGCGGTGCATTTTTTTAGCTATGCCAATATTTTGTACCAATTAGACCGTCTCAAGGAAGCCGATGCCATGCTGCAAAAATCTAATGCAGTGTACGAAGACCTCGGCTTACACCAAAGTGCCGAATATGGCCAAAATCTCGCCTTACAAGGATTGATAGCCGCCGAAGGAAAGGATTGGACCCTGGCAGATCAGAAATTTGAGTTAGCACTAAAAAAGGTTCAAAGCGCTGCCGTCACTAACCCTTCTGCTACCGCTTTTCAGTTGAGCCCTAACAGCCTCTGGCTGATTAATGAATACACCGCCTATCTTTTCCTAAAATACCAGTCGACCGCCCAGGTCGAAGCACTTCAGCTTTTTGAAACCTATGCCGATATTTACCTGAACCTATCCGATAAATTTCGCAAGCAATTCACCGATCCCTACACCAAAAGTGTATTGATAAAAGACAATGCCGAAGTATATAATCGGAACATTGGGATTTATAATTTATTATATCGACAAACGAAGAAAGAAGCCTATCTGCAAGCTGCCTATCAGTTTTCCGAATATGGCCGCAGCTGTTTACTCCGGGATTTACAAGATGAAAAAATCAAAAGCTATGCTGGCCTACCCGACGCTGTTCTACAAAAAGAAATAGCACTAAAACAAAAGGTGAGCCAACTCAATGAGCAATTATTAGAGCAAGCTGATAACGAACAACTTAAGCAAGATTTATTTGCCAGTGAAGAAGCCCTCAATGCTTTTATCGATGAGACGGCGCAGGCCTATCCTCGGTATTATGAGTTGAAATTCAAGGCCAATGTACCAAGCCTGGCAAGCCTCCAGTCGAAGGTGGAACCCGGGCATAATTTAGTGGAATATATGCAGGATGACACTGCTTATTACGCATTAGTCATTCATTCCACCAACAGTGATTTAATCTACTTGGGCAATGTGCATACCTTGGACCAGGCCATTGTCAACTGGAAGGCCGCCATGGTAAAACAGGACCAAGCTGCCCTGGATCGGGCAGGTCAAGTGCTCTATACACACCTATGGCATCCCTTGGTCGATCAATTGAGTGGCAATCGGATAACTATTATCCCCACCGGCCGCTTGTTTTACCTCAACTTTGAAAGCCTCCGACGGGATACTTCTCCTCGTAGTTATTTGATTTATGACTACAACATTACTTATGCCTTATCTTTTGCTGTACTTTTTCGGAAAATAAAAAAGCGAAAGAGGGCCCCATCATTGCCGTCACCCCAGGTTTTGAAGATGTCATCAAGCAGCAATACCAAGGCCAATTGGATTCGCTGGAACCCATAG
- a CDS encoding helix-turn-helix domain-containing protein — MEKVEINSERFDNMVENIKKYGGCPVSATLKIIGGKWKPLILYFISVDVNRFGQLQRMMPDCSKRMMTTQLRELEDDRIIHREVFAEVPPKVIYTLTDKGESLRPLFSELSKWGIKNVLEPKMKAKK; from the coding sequence ATGGAAAAAGTTGAAATAAATTCGGAACGCTTCGACAATATGGTCGAAAACATCAAAAAGTATGGTGGCTGTCCTGTGAGTGCGACACTAAAAATCATTGGCGGAAAGTGGAAGCCTTTGATTTTGTATTTCATCTCGGTGGACGTTAATCGATTTGGACAACTACAACGAATGATGCCCGATTGTAGCAAACGAATGATGACTACCCAACTTCGAGAATTGGAAGATGACAGAATTATACACAGAGAAGTATTTGCAGAAGTGCCACCTAAAGTTATTTACACACTAACGGACAAAGGTGAAAGTTTAAGACCCTTGTTTAGTGAACTAAGCAAATGGGGAATTAAAAATGTTTTAGAGCCAAAAATGAAAGCGAAAAAATAA